The Streptomyces uncialis genomic interval CCGCGCCGCGATGCTCGCCCAGGAGGGCCGTTCCCCGGCCCATTCCGCGCGGCAGCGTCACCGCGATGATCAGGGAACCGGCCGCGAAGCACACGGCGTTCACGGCGAGCCCGGCCATCGGCCCGGTCACGGCGATCAGCGCGCCGCCCGCCGCCGGGCCCAGGGTGGAGGCGAGCCGTTCGGTCACCCCGGCCAGCCCGGAGGCACGTTCCAGCGGGACCGCGCCGCGCTCGGCCGCCTCGGGGATCAGCACCTCCTTGGCCAGGTCCCCGGGCCCCCGCGCCGCTCCGATCACCGCGACCAGCGCCAGCAGCAGCCACAGGGGCAGGGCGTCCAGATGGTGCAGCACCGGGACCGCCACCGCGGCCGCCGCGCTGACCAGGTCGGTCGTCCAGGACACGGTGCGCGGCCCGGCCCGGTCGACCAGTGGCCCGGTGAACGCCTTGACCAGCACGTACGGCGTCATCTCGGCGAAGGCCACCAGCCCCGCCCGGGTCGCGCTGCCCGTCGTGCTGAGGACGAACCAGGGCAGCGCGATCGCGGATATCCGGGTGCCGACGACCGAGACCGCCATGGCGGCCAGGACGCCCCCGAGGGCACCGGAGGGCCACCGCCCCGGGGCGGCGGTCACGAGGACCCCGCTCCGGGGGACTCCGGTTCCGGCGGCGGACGGGTCACCAGCGAGATCCTCTCGGCATCCGACAGGGCGCCCACGGCGCCGGCCGGGGCGTCCCGCAAGCTACCGGTCCACGGCGGCGCGTGGTTCGCCCTGGTGAAAGACTGCTTCGACAAGGACATCTTCGCGAAGAGGTTCCGTCGGTGCCGTCGTGACTCTTCGCGAAGAACTCTTCGCGGAGATGGGTGCGCGCTACAGATACAGTCCCGCGTCCGCGCCGTCCCGGGCTCCCGGTACCGCCGCCGGGGAACTGCCCCGCCGCAGCGCGAACAGCTCCGCCAGCGTCGCCCCCTCGCGTCCCACGCCCTCCTCCGTACCGAGCCAGTCGACGGCCTCCGGGCGGGTCAGCGGACCGACCTCGATCCGGGCCAGGCAGCGTCCGGGCCGTACGACGGCCGGGTGCAGCCGCTCCAGGTCCTCGTTGGTGGTGACCCCGACGAGGACGTTGCGGCCCTGGCCGAGCAGACCGTCCGTCAGGTTCAGCAGCCGGGACAGGGCCTGCCCCGCCGTGTGCTTCGCGCCGCCCCGGATCAGCTCGTCGCAGTCCTCCAGGAGTAGCAGCCGCCAGCGGCCGTTCCCGGAGCCCTCGTCCTCACCGATCGCGATGTCCATCAGATAGCCGACATCGGAGAACAGCCGCTCCGGATCGAGCACGCAGTCCACCTGGCACCAGTCCCGCCACGAACGGGCCAGGGTGCGCAGCGCGGAGGTCTTGCCGGTGCCCGGCGGGCCGTGGAGCAGCAGCAGCCGCCCCGCGATGTCGTCCGCGGTCAGCTTCATCAGCCCGTCCATCGCCTCCGCGACGGGCGCGGTGTAGTTGGCGCGCGCCCCGGCCCAGGTGTCGGCGGAGATCTGCCGGGTGGTGCGGTGCGGACCGCGCCGCGGCGACACGTACCAGAAGCCCATCGTGACCGTCTCCGGCTGCGGCTCCGGCTCGTCGGACGCGCCTTCCGTCGCCTGCTCCAGCACCCGTTCCGCCAGCTCGGCGCTGGTCGCGGTGACCGTGACGTCCGCGCCCTGCCGCCAGCGGGACACCAGCAGGGTCCAGCCGTCGCCCACCGCGAGGGTGTTGCCGCGGTTGTCGTCGCGGGTGGCCCGCACCACGGTCGCGCCGGGCGGCAGCAGGGTGGCCCCGGCCCGGACCCGCTCGATGGCCGTCCGGTGCGAGAACGGCTGCTCACCGTTCGCGAACCGCCCCAGGAACAGCGCGTCCACCACGTCGGACGTGCTGTCCTCGTCGTTCAGGGCGACCTGCATCGGCAGGACGGCGGCGAACGCGTCCCCCGGTACGGCGGCGGTGCCGGTGCCGGTTACGGTGCCGGTGAGGCCCTCCGGAGGGCCGTTGTCGGCGGTGCCCGCGGTATCGAGGTCGGGGGTGTTCAGGGGGGCATCGGTGGGGCGGTCGTCGTCCTGAGGCTCGTACGTCAGAGTGTGCTCCGTTCGGGTGGGCATGCCGGACATGATGCGGCACCCGACTGCCCCGCGCATCCAGGTTTCCGGCCCGGCCCACCCGTACAGCCCCGCCCGCCCGACGGCCCGGAGTCACGCACGGCCGTCCCGTCGGCACCACCCGGCGCGGGCGTCGGGACGCCCGCTACCGCCAGGGAGTTCCCCGGTGGTCGTGGGCCTCCGGGGAACCCCCCGGTGTCCGGGTGGGGTCGGCTCCCCGGACACGGAGCAGGGCCGCCCGTGGTGAAGTGGGGGGAGGCGGCCCTGCGACGATCGTGCGGGAGTGCTACGGAACCAGCCTGAGCAGCTTGTTCGGGGAACCGGAGCCGGGCGTGGTCACCACGCTGTTGGTGGCGCCGTTCACCAGTGCGGTGGAGACCTGGGCGGGTGTCGCCGTGGGCCTGCTGGACAGATATACGGCGGCGGCCCCGGCGACATGCGGCGCGGCCATCGACGTACCGGAGATGGTGTTCGTGGCGGAGTCACCGGTGTGCCAGCCGGCCGTGATCGAGACACCCGGCGCGAACAGGTCCAGCACACTGCCGAAGTTGGACCAGCTCGCCTTGGCGTCGGTGTTGCTCGTCGCCCCGACCGTGATGGCCTGGGTGACCCGCGCGGGTGAGGTCGAGGACGCGTTGACGCCGCTGTTGCCCGCCGCGACCGCGTAGGTCACCCCGCTGGCGATGGAGTTGCGGACGGCGTTGTCCAGGGTGGTGCTCGCGCCACCGCCGAGCGACATGTTCGCCACCGAGGGGCCGCTGTGGTTGCGGGTCACCCAGTCGACGCCCGCGATGACCCCGGCGGTGGTGCCCGAGCCGTTGTTGTCGAGGACGCGGACCGCCACGATCCGCGCCTTCTTCGCGACGCCGTACGTCGATCCCGCGATGGTGGTGGCCACATGGGTGCCGTGGCCGTTGCCGTCCTGGGCCACCGTGTCGCCCTCGATCGCGTCGTAGCCGTTGCCGGCCCGCCCGGTGAGCTGCGAGTGGCTGATCCGTACGCCGGTGTCGATGACGAACGCGGTCACCCCGGTGCCCGCGCTGTCCGGGTAGGTGTAGGTGCCGTTGAGCGGG includes:
- a CDS encoding DUF5925 domain-containing protein codes for the protein MQVALNDEDSTSDVVDALFLGRFANGEQPFSHRTAIERVRAGATLLPPGATVVRATRDDNRGNTLAVGDGWTLLVSRWRQGADVTVTATSAELAERVLEQATEGASDEPEPQPETVTMGFWYVSPRRGPHRTTRQISADTWAGARANYTAPVAEAMDGLMKLTADDIAGRLLLLHGPPGTGKTSALRTLARSWRDWCQVDCVLDPERLFSDVGYLMDIAIGEDEGSGNGRWRLLLLEDCDELIRGGAKHTAGQALSRLLNLTDGLLGQGRNVLVGVTTNEDLERLHPAVVRPGRCLARIEVGPLTRPEAVDWLGTEEGVGREGATLAELFALRRGSSPAAVPGARDGADAGLYL
- a CDS encoding S8 family peptidase, which produces MAQQRSTTTHGTPRTTRTARIAVAVAVAAATGLMGSLTALPAHAAPAEGTVLAAGSPTAVKDSYIVTLKKDAGLRASTPQGKKLISGYGGTVRTTFRSALNGFTATLSATEARRLAADPKVASVEQNQRVRVQATQTNAPWGLDRIDQAARPLNGTYTYPDSAGTGVTAFVIDTGVRISHSQLTGRAGNGYDAIEGDTVAQDGNGHGTHVATTIAGSTYGVAKKARIVAVRVLDNNGSGTTAGVIAGVDWVTRNHSGPSVANMSLGGGASTTLDNAVRNSIASGVTYAVAAGNSGVNASSTSPARVTQAITVGATSNTDAKASWSNFGSVLDLFAPGVSITAGWHTGDSATNTISGTSMAAPHVAGAAAVYLSSRPTATPAQVSTALVNGATNSVVTTPGSGSPNKLLRLVP